Proteins from a single region of Rhipicephalus sanguineus isolate Rsan-2018 chromosome 5, BIME_Rsan_1.4, whole genome shotgun sequence:
- the LOC119393038 gene encoding uncharacterized protein LOC119393038, giving the protein MQRNETHPNTEATGTTDHDVSAVSFRLPPYWDRNPSIWFLQAESQFVLSGVRTEQRKYHLVVSALSPAAAEEVCDLLSGPPSATPYSTLKAALLERTTASQRSRIQQLLSAEELGDRRPSQLLRHMRTLMSSSTTPTDDNLLRELFLQRLPANVQMVLATASTLDLNSLASLADKVLEVATPYVCNVTPSSNNVSVVPQISSAPASPIDALCHRLEELVCAAERHYPPPRHRRNRSPSTPRYGREQRSRSPTPPRMCFYHRRFGKDARHCLQPCSWQENKKADQ; this is encoded by the coding sequence ATGCAACGCAACGAGACGCACCCCAACACGGAAGCTACTGGCACGACCGATCATGACGTCTCTGCGGTCTCCTTCCGACTTCCACCTTACTGGGACCGCAACCCTTCGATCTGGTTCCTGCAAGCAGAGTCACAATTCGTGCTTTCTGGCGTGCGCACGGAACAACGCAAGTACCATCTCGTTGTTTCGGCGCTCTCACCTGCCGCTGCCGAAGAGGTATGTGACCTGCTTTCAGGACCGCCCTCCGCCACACCATACAGCACTCTCAAGGCTGCTCTGTTGGAGCGAACGACGGCATCACAGCGTTCTCGCATCCAACAACTGCTCTCCGCGGAGGAATTGGGCGACCGCCGGCCAAGCCAGCTTCTTCGTCATATGCGTACACTGATGAGTAGCAGCACAACCCCCACAGATGACAACTTGCTGCGCGAACTCTTTCTGCAGCGCCTTCCGGCCAATGTGCAAATGGTCCTCGCCACTGCATCCACGTTGGACCTCAACAGTTTGGCCAGCCTGGCAGATAAAGTCCTGGAGGTAGCGACGCCGTATGTGTGCAACGTCACGCCATCATCCAACAACGTGAGTGTCGTTCCACAGATATCATCTGCCCCTGCTTCTCCTATCGACGCACTTTGCCATCGCTTGGAAGAACTGGTTTGTGCTGCGGAGCGTCATTACCCCCCACCACGTCACCGAAGAAACCGCAGCCCAAGCACCCCGCGGTATGGACGAGAACAACGCTCCCGGTCTCCCACACCACCAAGGATGTGTTTTTACCACCGTCGTTTTGGGAAGGACGCGCGTCACTGTCTCCAACCTTGCTCGTGGCAGGAAAACAAGAAGGCCGACCAATAA